The stretch of DNA GAGCGATTTCAAGGTTATCGCACACGTAAAGGTGTTTTGCCTCGTCCTACACGTAAGTTTTCACTTTTTGCATCTATTGTTAATTAGTTTTGCCTGCTATATTATGCACTGATTCGCATTTCAAAATTGATGATTGAAGGTTTAGCGATGTCTGCTCTTGAAGATGTAGTCATGGGAGGTTCGGATCAACCAATCATTTAATTTGGTATCAATCTTCTGTATCATTTATCTATACCACATATTGTCTTTTGATTTGTCTTGCTTTATTAGTTGACCCATTATGGAACAAATGCTGCCATTGAATATCATGTTTGGTTTCTTATTAGTTATGCAAAACATAGATTGATTCTTGTATGCCTTGAAATTGAAGTTTTTTCTGGGTAGTTTTTAGCCATTAGTTGTTCGCCTGGGGCGTCAACAATTCCTGGGTCCGCCACTGGGTACAAGTAAATGGTGCACTGAAATGGCCTCAATGAGTTTAAGTGCCTAAAGGAAATATTGCATCGAATTGGTATCGTCCTATGCGTCCAATTGTGATCCAAGGGCTGTGCTTACTGTGACATTGCACTGCAATGTTCGAGGTCAGAAACTCAGACGGATTCCATAAAAATAAACTGCTTACATTGGTGGTACCAACGGATAACTAGTAACGAACATATGCTTGCATGGTTGGGTCCTTTTTGAGGCATACGAATGGCTGCATAGTTGATCTTCGAGCGTCACTAGTGACGGCAGTGTGATTGTTGCTACTAGCCTTAGTTTATTTACACAAAGGATCAGTTACGTGTTTATGAATTACATATAGTCATGCTAACAAGAAATACGCAGTTTTAATTATATCCTGAAAGCGACCAGGTCGATTTTGTCCTGCCTCCAAAACTCTAAACATGGTGACCAAAATAGCAGACTTTTTTTTACTAAATATACAAGTTTACATATGTAATTCTTGCCAGTATGAAGACATTGTATATAAAAATGACAGCTCGCCTTGCATATATATTATTTTAGAGCCTCGCATAGACAATTTTTTCGTGCACAATATGTGTTTGGTTTGCACAAGATAATCTTGTTCTTTAGTTCAATAAAAACCATGGATGAAAATAACGTTACGTCGATCGATCGCTGTCTACACGGTAAAACAATGTGCGTCATATATAACTAATTAACCGTCAACCCACTCCGACTGATGTTGATGGATTTCATCTTTAAGAATCGATGTTGTTATAGCGGGGAGAATGTCTTCTGAAAGGATGCTCATTGCATTCAATTTTATCCATCATATTCAGTACAAAAAGAAACCCCAATACATCTCAATGTGCTTAAAGTACAAACTTCATTTGTCTAAAGTCTATGATCATGTGGACTAGATTTTTCTTGAAAATGTATTTCTCAACCCGAGTTTCCCATCGAAGTGGATTTTTGGATTATGAGGTGTATGACATGAGTGCACTACTTAGCGAAGTTTAACTGGAACTTTCTACAATAATTCCTTCATCCAAATCACAATAAGATGGCCCATTGTCTCCATTTTTGTCACTTTCAGCAGCATGATGTCGTATTCTGTTTAGTGCACTGTGTTGTTCAGATTACTAGTTTGGAGTTGGTGCAAAGTTTGTTGAAATGCATATGAGATCTTACACATGCTCTTTAGAAATGACTATGCATTTGCCTAGAGCCAATGTGGATCAAGCTGCCATCATCAAGGATGACCCAAATACATATATCAGAAAGCCATGTTGCAACTTATCAACCCTTGTAAATACTCCATCTTGTTCGGTGACAGCTGCCCAGGTTTCTTTTAATTGACATAAAGAGGTGTTGAGCCTTTATTAATGTACaccctccatcccaaaataagtgtctcaactttagtacaactctgtactaaagttagtacaaagttgagacactaaTTTTTGGACGGAGGAAGTACTTTTGCCCTAAATATCATGGGCTACTTGTTACTCAAGAAATAATGAATAAGGGCAGGTTTTAAAAACTGATGCTAAATTGAGCAAAAGAcaggaggggaggggggggggggtacatGGTGACAAAATGGTTTTAATGGaagttgtggctcagccaccatACCCCAAGTATTGCACCACCTGTGTCATAAGTGTGTTTAACTTACCGCTTTGTGACGACCTGACAAAGAAGACACAATAATATTGGTGGGTTGTGGAAAACGGTGAACACAAGGTGATCTGACCAAAGTCCGAATGAAGCCTATGGTTTTGGAACATGGGACATTCAACTTGGTAGATGCAAGAAGAGCTTGGCTATTGCTAGATCTCCCTAATGAGACGAGTATGGTCTTGAATCGGTAATGCTACAGTCGCGAAAAAGAGGTTATAGGATTGCATGTACGCACCCCCCCTGCCCCTTGAATTTTAAACAGGACCAGGTATATGTAAATTCGGAGAAAATTTATTTTAGGTAAGCCACTTTTCTGGGCCATTATATTAAGATCCAATAGTCACCCTTTCTTTTTTCTCCAACTTTCTTCGTTTCACAAAATTAACATATCCAAATTGCAAATTCAATCAATTTACATATAGCTATTGTGTTTTTAACTAACACCCTCCTCTAGCACAAACTTACGCTCTCCCCCGACTGATTTGTTGAGTCGGTAATAGAAGAAGCATAAGAGTTTGGCGGGTTCTATGGATTATTAGGGGCTTTATCGCTTCGGCGAGTCATCTCCTGACAACACAAAATGTCTCCCCCCATCATGGATACAACGCTCCGTCTGAGCAAAGGTGCCCCATACCAAGTTTATTCCATACACACGGGCGTAGCATTGGTGGAAGGCATACCATAACCTAATGAACGTCAAGCGCATCACATTCAAACATAGCATGcgattttatttttcttcttcttcttcttcttcttcttcttcttcttcttcttcttcttgtacAACCTCGAAAGATGCTTACTATGCCGACAAAAGTAGCTCGGCCGCTTTGTCATATTTTGTGGAGACCCTGCGTCGAATCGGAAAAGTTTAAAACTAGTACACTGTGATACATGATGACAAATAGAGTCGTGAATGGACCAATTCTCGTACCAAATCAAACGTACTAGTTTATAACAAAGCCATGAAAATTGTGCTTCACTAGCATAAGAGAACTCATCAAGACAACAATAAATCTCGGACTCATGCACACGCACGGCCATGCATGCACCACCAAACCTTTCCCTCTCCGGGCGTGCGTGTGCTTGGAAGCACGACCAAATCTCCGTGCGTTCTCGTACGTACATGCGCAATCGACCGGGTCGCGGCTGTATAATTTTACACCGATGATTTGCCATATTCCCACCATATCTATCTGCCGGTGTTGATGTTTGTTTCACTCAGTGACGTGCATGTCATTTTTTACCCCATGGTTGCACGTCCACGTACCTCACTCGTGCTCTTAGCATGTGCCATACTGCCATGCATGTCGCATCATGCTATACCAAATTCCCAAAATTCCTTGAAAGCAACACGATGGAATTACCAGGCCCGGTCTTTTGGAAACGATGTGCGAGGCCAATAAGAAACTGCACGGATGCTCTTGTCCTAGTTCTTTTTTTATGTTTGCGTGAAAGCTCTCTTGTCCTACTCCACCAGTCCTCCCACGTAAATCGTAATAGTACCAGCGATAAGCATTCTACAGCCAGTAGTCCTACATCTACGTAAAGATCTACTTTTTTGTGCGGGAAAAACACTTGCATTACTCAATTATAAAGTTCTTACAATCATCTCGGACAATCGACACTACCTCATCCGAGCCTGACCCAGCCCACGTAATTGTCCGACCCTCGGCTCTAGCAAAACTAGCTAGTTTATCGCTCGCCTTATTCTGACACCGAGGAACAAGAGTAACACAAGAAATCCGAAGACTAAGTAAGTACTTAATTTCTGCCACCAGAGAAGCATAGATCGACCGGTCCGTCTCCACTCCTGTGATCATAGCCACTGCAGTACTTGAGTCCATCTCGACTTCTATCAGAAGGTCCTATCTTTGGATCGCAAAAGACAATCCTTCCATACATGCGCATAGCTCCGATTCCAATGCATCCCTGCAAGAGAACAGGGATCTGCAGGCTGAAAAAATTATACTGCCTGCACTATCACGTAAGATCATCCCAGCACCTGCTCCATCGACCAACGAGAAAGCACCATCAGTATTCAGCTTAACCCATCCAGGGCGCGGCAGGACCCAGGCTGACTCCTGTACAGGAGCCTTTCCTTTAAGATTAACTAGGTCATAAGAAATAGTTAGTTTTCCTTTTACTGGATCACACTGGGCATTAGTTCTAACTCCAATTAACTCGTCCAAATACCTCTGAAGAAAGCTGACGGATACTGCCAACGGTGGAGCAGGCTTCGCATGTGTTACCTCATTACGAACGAACCAACTTCTCCAAAAAATCAACAGCAACATGCATCTCTGAACCTCATCCAGCGGGGCTAAAACATGAAGAATCCATTCCTTCCCAACATTCTGTATAGACTCCAGTGCAGGGATGCGCCAACTCGCAGCCATTGAAACATATAGATCATGTCCAAACTGACAACGAATAAAAGGATGGAAGTTGTCCTCCTCCTCCATGCCGCATACAGGACATGTACCGTGATGCTCCAAACCAATTTTATGCTTATTCTTCCACGTCGATAAAGAATCAACCGCCAATCTCCAAGCAAAGTTACGCACTGTAGGGGGTACCTTGCACTTCCAAATGAATTGCCAGCATTGTCTACTACCGTCCGGTGATGAACTGGACGCCTCTGCCCTATCTCTGTTAGCTTCATCAAAGGCCAAAGAATAAGCTGATTTGACCGTGAAAATTCCGTGGTTTCCAGGGCCCCATGAAATCACGTCCTCTCCGAGCCTGGGCGACGCCCTTATCTTTAAGATTTCTTCCACATCAGCTGGAACAAAATACTGTCGCAGTATCTCCAAATTCCAAGAACCATTGTCATTAAGCAAGCCGGACACAAACCGGATGCGACATCGGCCCTGTTGCGACACTGGTTTGTAAGAGTACGGTCTTGGGATCCAATTGTCTCTCCACACCCTTATACTGCGTCCATTACCAACCCTCCAAATTAAGCCTTTCTTCAGAAGGTCCAGCCCATGACTTATTGCTTGCCACGAAGACGAAGCATTACCTGAGAAAACCGTGTCCTCAAGGTTGCCATGGGGGTAATATCTAGCCTTTAGAACCTGGGCACGCAAGCTGTCCGGTCTAGTCAATAAACGCCATGCCTGACGTCTCTTGACTATTGGAACCTTCCCAGGAGTTGAGTTACCAGCTCCCGTACCCTCAGAAGTCCCCACTACAGTGCCATTCTCAAGCAATAAGACTGTGTTAGACACTTTGCCCTTCAGATTGGGTACTTCTTGTCCTCTGACATTTATAGATCCATCACCATTTATCAGTCTTTTCCGCACATTCTTTCCATCTCCTCTCACAGCTTCTTGACCAAAGGCAACGCTCGTGAACCCATTGTTTGTTCCACTCCCTTGCCCCATATCTGAAGTCCGGCCACCTCTACCTCCGCCCCCGCTCCTTCTCCTCTACCACCGCGACCCCTTGCTCCTGTATTTCCCCCTCCCCTCCCAGACCCCGCCCAACTCCCGCCTCTGCCAGCACCCACGCCCCCAGTGGGTTCATTACTCCAGTGCAGCCAATCACCCCATTCACAGGACCTGGGATCATGAATACCATCCCCACACTCCTCCACCACGTGTCCCATACAGCCACAGAAAAAACAGAAATCCGGTAGCTTCTCGTAACTAACAGGGTACTTCTTCCTCTCCTTCAAAGTAATTGGCACAAACCTCACGAGTGGCTCCTTAACATTCACAAAAACTCTCACCCGAAGGTGGTTAGATGGATTTATCTTCCCTTCATTAACAATAACAGTGAATGGGGGATTTCCAACTTTCTTTGCTACCTTCTCCGCCAGCTCCTTCTTCCGTGTGAGACCATCTAGTAATCCTTTGATACGAGCCCATAATGGATACATATCCAGTGCATACTCAGCAACATTTGTAAAACCATCGTACTCCACAAGAACAACTGGATCTCTTCGAAACTGCCATGGCCCTCCCTCCATCACCCTTTTCCAATCACCAAGACAATGACATTGAGCCAAAAATAGATTCGGGCCCTTAATATTGAAAGTCACCCCTTGTGCACATGCCCAAGCATTCCGCATAGAGTTTAGCAGAGCATCATGACTAAAGGTTCTCAAGGTATGAACCCTAAACAAGGCCAACCACCGAACCTCCCTGATCAGATCATCAACCTCCCCCGATAGGTCTaaatcctcttcttcctctccatGCAGATTCATGCCTTCAAACGCGTCTTCTATGGTTGGCTCAGGGGCAAAGTAATCCCAGCCCAACCCGTCATCCTCCTTCAGATCCTCATCCGCCTGGCTCCCCTGCAGTCCCCCAGCCTCCCCACCGATTGCATCTGTGGATTGGTCACGCCCCGATCTCCCTCTACCAGCGACCTCCTCATCAGATCGTATCTCCTTCCCCGCTTCCTTCATCCCTCCCACAGGAAACTCTCCTCCTGAATCGCCCATGCAGCCTCCGAACTCGAAGGCCCCGGTTGTGGAGACCCACGCCCGCGAGAACTCGGCAGATCGGTGGTGAAAGTACGTGGACTCCGACGGCGCCGCCGGAGGACAAGGTAGACCCTAGGTAACCCTAGGGGAAAAGTCTTTGGCAAAAAAAAAATCTACTTAACCTTACGTAACCTTCTTAATCTACTTCTCTCTCGCCGCCCCCCACCCTACCCCCATTTCGCGGGTGGAGCCTGGGCCATATTTTCATCCAATCGTATCATGCCAAACTAGCTTTCACGTAAGATTATGTTGGACTATTACGTAGATATATATAGCAAAGCCCTTCTATAGCACCTGTACTTCACACTACTCTACGTAAAACCGTGTAGGAGTACCATCGTTGTACGTAGGAGTAAATAATTATTAAAGTACTCGTAGTAGTACGTGTCCGGCCACTTCAACACATACGTACGCCACACATGCATTTCCTTCCCAGGCATGATCGCttggcatgcatgcatgcatgcatgcattttgCATACGTACGTACGTCGTACGGCATATTAGCAGCTCTCGTTTACATCGACAGGATGCTTTGCTCTTGTCCACGATGGAGGGAGAGAAGTAAAGCATTAACTGTCGACGATCGAACACGGGGGTTTCCTCGCCGCCTGATCGTGCTGTGCCGGTGCAGACGAGCCAACATGGCGTCCCTTGTGACGTTTTGTTGAAAGGCTCCAAATATGAAATGTCCTTGCCTAATTTACTTGTTTAATCTTCTCCAGTTGTTTAATCTTCTCCGAGCTATAGGCAGCTAGCCCTGTCGGTGACGCACCCCGATCAATTGAACCAGCAGCTAGCGCGCGACGAAACAGTCGCCTCGCACGGTGTACGTACGCATACGGCCGCGGTGCGCACGCACGAGCTGATCAGAGACGCTTCGGGAAGAAGAAAAAGTGATAGTTAAAGATGGATTCGAGCTTTGCTCGTAACGATGCGACTAATTCAGCTGTCGCATCCGGCGCTAATTAACCCGATAGGTTTAGGTTTCTATAATCTATGCCGCTAGGCTATATGCTCTGCCAGCTTATCTCTCCAGCCAAGCAAAAACCGACTAATATCCCGGGCACCTTTCCTGGGACAAATGCCATCCCGCCATCTGTTTTTGTAGCTTACCGTCGCCCACTTGCGCTTTTTGGTGCAGGGCTCGCTAAAGGCAGTGTAAATCCGTGTGCTAAACTAAGAGAAAAATATATAGCACATGCAACTCTCTTGAAAGAAAAAGGAAACTGTGGGCACACCTTTATAAGCCTTGCTTGTTTCAGTTTCAATTTCTGTTGTCGAATTAGCTGTGGACTCGCTTCACTGGCAAACCTGATCCGCAGAATCATCTTTGCCACTGAAGTACACCGGGACATGCTTCAAGGAAATACACTGAAAATGGCTTGAATTAGCTTCACTGGAAAAGCTGGTTCGAAATAGTTGTTTGTTTCATATTCAGCTTTTTCAACGTTGATTTTGGTCCTTGCAGCTGAAACAAACAGGGGTAAGCATACAGTTGGCACGGACCTAGGATAAAAGTTGTGTGGCGGCCAAAAGTTTGAGGTGAGAGCTAGATTTGTAAGTTCAAACATTTAAACAACTTTCATTGAATTGGAAAAGCATTTGTAAAGTATGAACACAATCCACTCTTCACCACCTCTCCGCGGTCTGAGCAAGTACGGGGTAGTTAGGGTTACCTGCACCGACCTCTGTTCGGCAGGTTTAGGACGTTACCGCTCCTCCTGTACATCCTCTTTTGGGACTCACCCAATGGTAAAGTTTTCCACAACGAGTCACAATTCTCACCATTGTACTTGACTTCATGCTTTGGAACCAATAACTTGCAACACACTATGTCTTGGTGTTACAACCTCTTCACCCGCACCGGCACTACATTGTAATTCTTGTAACATTGAACTTTGGTTCGTCCAGAGCAGGTTATTGATTTTTTTTTAACATACTACTTATCCATCAAGAGACTCTTTTTTCCATCCGTAGCTATATGCGCACCTCACACCCTTGCGGCTTAGATTGCGATCCTGATTAGCTCGTGTGGAGCACAACCTGATATGAGAAGCTAAAGACAATGATGATGTGAAGTTGGTGGCATTGCCACTCCGCTAGAGTCTAGGTTGGATCACGGCGGCGGCGGTTCACTAGGAACAAGAAGAGTTAGAGGAAGAAGATAGGTGCACCCTTGGATCTAAATCCAATGGCATAAATATCAGGTGGAAGTTAGGGGGGAAATGCCGCCAACTCTTCAAACAGTGAGTTTAGCACATCAAATTGAACAACACAGACTAAGCGTCGATATACACAATGAGAAAGCATCCCCTTACAACATTTCCATGCTTTTCCAATGGAAGGATTCGTTGCTAATTCTTTCGCAATAATTTAATATGAACCTCCCTcctttgtttttccaagtgtaaATGTAAAGGTTTGAACATTCACTTTCAATAACATGTTTGTGCATTTTAATTTGTACTACCGCATAAACCTTCAATACACACATATTGATATAAAGTAGGAGTATTTGGACAGAGAGTGACATTTTAGTTCTCGAGCAACATTATGTAGTCCGCTTGTAGTCCATCCATTCGGTTTTCCGTAAATTAACTaggcaattctcttcttcttaattaattgATGAGGCAAAATTCCCTCCTTTTCATTTTTCCCATATGTAGAGAAGGTTATACATTACTGTGACCACCTATTATAAAATATGTTTGGTTTACAAGGTACAATGAGAAATTAGTTTAGCCCAACAAGGAAAAAAATTAAGATGTAACTTTTAAAGTACATAGATCACATTTTTATGTACATGTAAATTCTTTCAGATAATTTTGAGACTTTTAAACACTGTTTTTATTTAAAATTAACTAGGCTCTAGGATCTGTATCGTCGTAGTTGAATAGTATAGCACTTTCTCTTTTTCGCCGTTCCTATCACAAATTTAAAAAGTGGAAGTACTAAACTTAGAAAGAATTACAAAAAAAAACATACTACAACATGTGATCAGATGATTATGAGGATGGTCATACCTCTAGTCCACTACGAATCAACCCATAGGTTTAACAAATGCTAAGGCGCTGTTCGGCAGTCCGCCCGCTTCGTGAAAATTGAGAATCTCGGGAGTACTGTTTCGCTGGCTCTCCACTTTTTAACTAGAACTCTGTCAGCTCCGGGAGCGGCCTCGCGGAGCGGAGGGGCTCCGAACAGGCCCTAAGTGTCTGGTTAAGGACGATCATTCTTTTAGTGGGAGACAATGTTACCATCGAAAGTGTGTATGGCGCCCGTGTGCACATTGACGTTTCTGAACATTAATTCTCGAAGCAGTTAATATGCTTACAAATCAGGGAAAATGCAACAAGTGCACTCTTGCTTCTCTCAATGAATAATGAAACAAAGATTTTCATGGCCGATGATGTGTACTGAAACACATTTTCTGAAAAAGAGGGACACACCTCGCAGAAATAAGAACACGTAAATAGAGACTAGGCAAGACCTGATTGAGTTGTATGACAAAGACATTTTTAGTTTATTAGCGGAACAGACGAGATCCCTTGTTAATCAACTAATAATTATGCCGTCTAGGGCTGGAAAAAAAACTCGAAGCTCGCGAGCTAAACGAGTGGATCGTGACTCGGCTCGAATCGACTCGAACTCGAAAAATAACAAGTCGAGCCAAGCTTTAATTTAAGATCGTTTATAAAACGAGTTAAACGAGCCAATCTCACGAGTACTCGTCTAACTCGTTAGACTCGGTACAAAAGGTCACCCAAGCACCCTTCGTTCCATGCGCACAACACAACGCCTAGATGTTAAAGGAAATTACAATTATTTGGTCATGTATATGTTACTAACTTGTTGATCACTGTGGTCATGTACAATTATTTCTGGTCAATGGTCATGTACATGGTACTGACTTGATGGTACTGACAATTGTAAGTTAAACTCGTACATGCTTACACTTGTTTGTGAACATTGTACATGTTTAATATGTATATTTTACATTCCCAAGTAATCATTTTTACCATATTTGCAAGCTTTTATGTTCATATCATTAACGAGCTTAGCAAGCTAAACGAGCCAGCTCGCGAGTTATACGAGTCGAGCCAATCTTGGATTCAAGCTCGTTATAGTAACGAGTCGAGTCGAGTTAGCTCGTTAATGATACGAGCTTTAGCGAGTCTGGCTCGACTCGGCTCGAATTCCAGCCCTAATGCCGTCGTATGCCACCCAGCTAGCTCTATATATAGTGGTTGAGATTGAACCCACTACCAAGTTAATTAGCTCATTTGCCTTGCAACAAGATCTAATTAACTATACTAACCCCAGTGCATCAGACACCACACGCGAAAATGCCGATGTTGCCCAACTCCTTCACCACCTCCTCCTCATGGCAATCACACCAACATGCGTCCTCGATTTGCACTAACCAAGAACTGGACTACGACCATCCTTACTACTTCGGCATTGAGGAGGTGGCCGTGGACGCCGACGAACTGGAGCTCGGCCTCCGGGCTCACAAGGCGACCAGGGTCGACTACCTCAGCTCGCCGTACCAGGCGTCTTGGCCACCGGCGCAGGCCGACCTCGAGTCGTCGCGCGTCAGGAAGACGAAGCAGTTCCGGGACGTTCTTGAGACCTGCAAGCAGAAGGTGGaagccatggaggccatggaacGGTCGTCATCGCCGGTCGGCAGTGGCGGGTTCGAGGAACAAGGTGAGGCGGTGGTCGCCGTGGACGACGTCCGGGCCGGTGGTGATGGCAGCGGAGCTGATGGCATGCGGCTCGTGCAGCTGCTGGTCGCCTGCGCCGAGGCCGTGGCGTGCCGCGACCGCgcgcaggcggcggcgctgcTGCGTGAGCTGCAGGTCGGCGCTCCCGTGCACGGCACGGCGTTCCAGCGCGTCGCGTCGTGCTTCGTGCAGGGCCTGGCGGACCGGCTAGCCCTGGCGCACCCTCCGGCCCTGGGCCCGGCGAGCATGGCGTTCTGCGTCCCGCGGTCGTCGTGTCTCGACGGGGCGCGCGGCGAGGCGCTCGCCGTGGCGTACGAGCTGTGCCCGTACCTGCGCTTCGCGCACTTCGTGGCGAACACGTCCATCCTGGAAGCCTTCGAGGGAGAGACCAACGTCCACGTGGTGGACCTCGGCATGACGATGGGCCTGAACCGCGGCCACCAGTGGCGCGCCCTGCTCGACAGCCTTGCCACACGGGCCTGCGGCAAGCCGGCGCGCGTTCGCGTCACCGGCGTCGGCGCCCGCGTGGACACCATGAGAGCCGTCGGGCGCGAGCTCGAGGCGTACGCGGAGGAGCTCGGGATGACCCTCGAGTTCATGGCCGTCGACCGCACCCTGGAGAGCCTCCACGTGGACGACCTCGGCGTCGAGGCCGACGAGGCCGTGGCCATCAACAGCGTCCTGGAGCTGCACTGCGTGGTGAAGGAGAGCCGCGGTGCGCTCAACTCGGTGCTGCAGACCATCCGCAAGCTCTCGCCGAAGGCGTTCGTGCTCGTGGAGCAGGACGCCGGCCACAACGGGCCCTTCTTCCTGGGGCGGTTCATGGAGGCGCTCCACTACTACGCCGCGCTGTTCGACGCCCTCGACGCGGCGCTCCCGCGCTACGACGCCCGGCGCGCGCGCGTCGAGCAGTTCCACTTCGGCGCCGAGATCCGCAACGTGGTCGGGTGCGAGGGCGCGGCGCGCGTGGAGCGCCACGAGCGCGCGGACCAGTGGCGGCGCCGCATGAGCCGCGCGGGCTTCCAGGCCATGCCCTTCAAGATGGCGGCCAAGGCGCGGGAGTGGCTGGAGGAGAACGCCGGCGGCAGCGGATACACCGTGGCCGAGGAGAAGGGATGCCTCGTGC from Triticum urartu cultivar G1812 chromosome 3, Tu2.1, whole genome shotgun sequence encodes:
- the LOC125548912 gene encoding GRAS family protein RAD1-like, whose translation is MPMLPNSFTTSSSWQSHQHASSICTNQELDYDHPYYFGIEEVAVDADELELGLRAHKATRVDYLSSPYQASWPPAQADLESSRVRKTKQFRDVLETCKQKVEAMEAMERSSSPVGSGGFEEQGEAVVAVDDVRAGGDGSGADGMRLVQLLVACAEAVACRDRAQAAALLRELQVGAPVHGTAFQRVASCFVQGLADRLALAHPPALGPASMAFCVPRSSCLDGARGEALAVAYELCPYLRFAHFVANTSILEAFEGETNVHVVDLGMTMGLNRGHQWRALLDSLATRACGKPARVRVTGVGARVDTMRAVGRELEAYAEELGMTLEFMAVDRTLESLHVDDLGVEADEAVAINSVLELHCVVKESRGALNSVLQTIRKLSPKAFVLVEQDAGHNGPFFLGRFMEALHYYAALFDALDAALPRYDARRARVEQFHFGAEIRNVVGCEGAARVERHERADQWRRRMSRAGFQAMPFKMAAKAREWLEENAGGSGYTVAEEKGCLVLGWKGKPVIAASCWKC